From a single Nicotiana tomentosiformis chromosome 2, ASM39032v3, whole genome shotgun sequence genomic region:
- the LOC104090315 gene encoding probable glycosyltransferase At5g03795, with amino-acid sequence MNLMYCRPPSRVVWLIIVPLVLLAAWYLGVQSSKNSILVLSSQPSAKNVPTYTNLSAISATVAELAKDQLPKQDGLDVTRKEPQMISSKKNLSNLEKVEAGLGKVRAAIREAQTKNLTSDDSEYAPKGPCYWNSSAFHRSYLEMEKHFKIYVYEEGEPPVFHYSSSEGILGIEGILIHQIEISKFRTNYPEKAHVYFLPFSVFSIVSYVYVVDSHQWGPMKNTAADYIDSISRKYPFWNRSLGSDHFMLACHDWAPEISTAVPYLYKNSIRVLCNANTSERFNPSKDVTLPEIYLPQGTMEGLIGGPSPSQRSILVFYAGGIHGYIRQVLMEQWGENDDPEVQIHEYLPKNVSYYGMIRKSKFCICPSGWEVASPRMVEAFYIGCVPVLLKDNYVAPFSDVLNWKSFAVEMTSNDIPNLKKILMSISQKQYIKMQKRGLQVRRHFEVNFPPKRYDVFHMILHSIWLRRLNIQVRDR; translated from the exons atgaacttGATGTATTGTCGTCCTCCTTCAAGAGTTGTATGGTTAATTATAGTGCCATTAGTTCTATTAGCTGCATGGTATTTGGGTGTACAGAGTTCAAAAAACTCTATTTTGGTCCTTTCTTCTCAGCCTTCTGCTAAAAACGTTCCTACATATACTAATCTCTCTGCTATATCTGCTACTGTAGCAGAATTGGCAAAGGATCAGCTACCA AAGCAAGATGGCTTAGATGTTACAAGGAAGGAACCCCAGATGATTTCTTCCAAGAAAAATTTGAGCAATTTAGAGAAAGTTGAAGCTGGATTGGGAAAAGTGAGGGCTGCTATAAGAGAAGCTCAGACTAAAAATCTAACATCAGATGACTCTGAATATGCACCTAAAGGTCCATGTTACTGGAATTCCAGTGCCTTTCACAG GAGCTACTTGGAAATGGAAAAACATTTCAAGATTTACGTATACGAGGAAGGTGAACCCCCAGTTTTTCATTATAGTTCAAGTGAAGGTATCCTTGGAATAGAAGGAATTCTAATTCATCAGATTGAGATTAGCAAATTTCGGACGAATTATCCTGAGAAAGCTCATGTTTACTTCCTTCCATTCAGTGTATTTTCCATAGTAAGCTATGTTTATGTTGTTGATTCTCACCAATGGGGTCCTATGAAGAATACAGCTGCTGATTATATTGATAGTATCTCCAGAAAATACCCGTTTTGGAATAGAAGCCTTGGATCTGATCATTTCATGCTTGCTTGCCATGATTGG GCTCCTGAAATTTCCACCGCGGTTCCATACTTGTACAAGAACTCGATTAGAGTATTATGCAACGCGAACACTTCTGAAAGATTCAATCCATCAAAGGATGTAACTTTGCCAGAAATCTATCTCCCTCAGGGTACAATGGAAGGTTTAATTGGAGGGCCATCTCCGTCCCAACGTTCTATTTTAGTCTTTTACGCAGGAGGTATTCATGGCTACATAAGGCAAGTGTTAATGGAACAATGGGGGGAAAATGATGATCCAGAAGTGCAAATTCATGAGTACCTTCCTAAGAATGTTTCATATTATGGTATGATTAGAAAGAGTAAGTTTTGTATTTGTCCTAGTGGATGGGAAGTGGCTAGTCCAAGAATGGTTGAGGCATTTTACATTGGATGTGTTCCTGTACTATTGAAAGATAATTATGTTGCACCTTTTAGTGATGTTTTGAACTGGAAAAGTTTTGCTGTTGAGATGACTTCAAATGATATACCTAATTTGAAGAAGATTTTGATGTCAATATCTCAAAAACAGTACATTAAAATGCAGAAGAGAGGACTTCAAGTAAGGAGGCATTTTGAGGTAAATTTCCCTCCTAAAAGATATGATGTTTttcatatgattcttcattcaatTTGGCTCAGAAGGCTCAACATTCAAGTCCGCGATAGGTGA